Part of the Ignavibacterium album JCM 16511 genome, ACTATAATTAAAAACTTTTTCATATTCTTCTCATTCTTTTTTTGAATTTTAATGTTTTATTAATCCAAAATCAACTGATTACTTTTTCAACTTAACATATTAAACTTGTCATAACTACTGTTCAAATATAATCAAGCTGATGGCTTTACTTCAAGAATCTGAAAATTTAGACGAAGAATTTTTAGTTAAGTTATTGACAAATGAAAAATCTTTTATAGATTTGCACAGAAAATTTTATGAAACATTTTACTGAGTCATATCGTTATTATTCTTTTTCACCGATTATCAATTGGTGGTGGTGGAATTCTGTATAACGATATAACTCAGTGATTTTGAGAATCAAAAAATTTTATGAAACCCTTCTCAGCACTGAGAAGGGTTTTTTGTTATGAGAAATAAATTTCTGACAGACAATTTTATGGAATTAAAAAAATTTAAAGAGCTTGCTGAAAATTTTAATCTCATACCGATTTATGAGATTATAACCGCAGATTTACTTACACCGGTTCTGGCTTATGCAAAATTGCGTCAGAAAGGGATGCAAAGTTTTTTACTTGAATCAGTGCAAGGTTCATTGAGTATGGCAAGATATTCTTTCATTGGAATCAATCCGGAGAAAATTATTCTGAACAGAAAAAATGTTATCACCGAAAAAGTGAACGGAAAATCCAGTGAGTACAAAGAAAATATTTTTACCAGATTGAAAAAAGAAACAGAGAACATCCGGCAAGTACATCTTCCTGAGTTACCAGAATTCACTGGCGGTTTAGTCGGATTTTTAGGTTATGAAAATATCTCACTGATTGAACCTGTTGTTGAATTTAATTATAAATCTAAATTCAGCTACGATTCAAACTTTGGACTGTATAAAACTATCATCGCCTTCGATCATTATAAACATCAGATAATTCTAATCAATAATGCCTATGTAAAGAACGATTCAAATTTAGATGAGCTTTATTCTCAATCTAAGGAAACCCTTTCTGAGCTTAAAAAAATATTACTCAATTGTACTGTGAAAATTGGGAAATTCAGACTCAAGGATAATTCAGAGCAATATTTCGATAAGCAAAAATTTTACAACCTTGTAGAAAAATGTAAAGAGGAAATTCGTGCCGGAGAAATATTTCAGATTGTTCTCTCAAAAAGATTTTCAACTGAGTTCAGTGGTGAATTGATAAATGTTTACCGTGCTTTGAGAATAATCAATCCTTCTCCTTATATGTACTTTCTGGAAAATGCTGATGGATTTTCGGTGCTTGGTACTTCACCTGAAGATTTACTTCGCATCAAAAACCGTCTCGCAACAGTGTTGCCTATTGCCGGAACAAGACGAAGAGGGAAAGATGAATCTGAAGATATTCAATTAGAAAAAAATTTATTGAACGATCCCAAAGAACTTGCTGAACATACAATGT contains:
- the trpE gene encoding anthranilate synthase component I, whose protein sequence is MRNKFLTDNFMELKKFKELAENFNLIPIYEIITADLLTPVLAYAKLRQKGMQSFLLESVQGSLSMARYSFIGINPEKIILNRKNVITEKVNGKSSEYKENIFTRLKKETENIRQVHLPELPEFTGGLVGFLGYENISLIEPVVEFNYKSKFSYDSNFGLYKTIIAFDHYKHQIILINNAYVKNDSNLDELYSQSKETLSELKKILLNCTVKIGKFRLKDNSEQYFDKQKFYNLVEKCKEEIRAGEIFQIVLSKRFSTEFSGELINVYRALRIINPSPYMYFLENADGFSVLGTSPEDLLRIKNRLATVLPIAGTRRRGKDESEDIQLEKNLLNDPKELAEHTMLVDLGRNDLGRVCKYGTVRVSEFMKIQRYSHVMHIVSKVEGELRDEVHPIDALKSCFPAGTVSGAPKIRAMQLISKYENEERNIYAGAVGYIDFSGNLDMCIAIRTLFSDENKIYWQAGAGIVADSVPEKEALEINNKSAVMLNALKYAEVIDENSGN